From one Misgurnus anguillicaudatus chromosome 2, ASM2758022v2, whole genome shotgun sequence genomic stretch:
- the hnrnpc gene encoding heterogeneous nuclear ribonucleoproteins C1/C2 isoform X3 — translation MAGNVTNKTDPRSLNSRVFIGNLNTMLVTKADVEAIFSKYGKIVGCSVHKGFAFVQFANERNARAAVAGEDGRMIVGQVLDINLAGEPKPHRSKTTKRSAGDMYSGSTFELDYDFQRDYYDRMYSYPSRVPPPPPPPLSRAVIPSKRPRVSMSGGASRRKSSLSSSSKSSQRSSSRTLKADDLQTIKRELAQIKHKVDYLLESLDRMEKDHNKKSEGKTVKAEASEASSLQHSNKKDREREEQEINDSEEERDLLEEEEEVKSQEGENEEEEGEHEEEEEGEHEEGEDDGDSVNGDDS, via the exons ATGGCCGGCAACGTGACAAATAAGACAGACCCACGGTCTCTGAACTCAAGGGTCTTCATTGGGAACCTGAACACAATGCTGGTCACCAAGGCGGACGTGGAAGCCATTTTCAGCAAATACGGCAAGATCGTCGGCTGCTCCGTGCACAAGGGTTTCGCCTTTGTCCAGTTTGCCAACGAGAGAAACGCACGGGCTGCTGTGGCCGGAGAGGACGGACGGATGATAGTGGGACAGGTGCTCG ATATTAACTTAGCCGGGGAGCCGAAACCTCACAggtcaaaaacaacaaaacgatcAGCCGGAGATATGTatag CGGTTCTACTTTCGAGCTTGATTATGACTTCCAGAGAGATTACTATGACAG GATGTATTCATACCCATCCCGTGTGCCACCACCACCCCCTCCTCCTCTCTCCCGTGCCGTGATCCCGTCCAAGCGTCCGCGGGTCAGCATGAGTGGAGGAGCCAGTCGCCGGAAGTCCAGCCTCTCCTCTTCATCCAAGAGCAGTCAGCGGTCGTCCTCTAGGACCC tgaaAGCAGATGACCTCCAAACTATAAAGCGAGAGCTTGCTCAAATTAAACACAAGGTTGACTACCTTCTAGAGAGTCTGGACAGGATGGAAAAAGACCACAACAAGAAGTCAG AAGGTAAAACTGTGAAGGCGGAAGCGAGTGAGGCTTCTTCCCTGCAGCATTCCAACAAGAAGGACAGAGAGAGGGAAGAGCAGGAGATAAACGATTCGGAAGAGGAGAGAGATCTGTtggaagaggaggaagag GTTAAAAGTCAGGAAGGAGAGAATGAAGAAGAGGAAGGAGAGCATGAGGAGGAAGAAGAGGGTGAACACGAGGAAGGGGAGGATGATGGCGACAGCGTCAATGGCGATGACTCGTAG
- the hnrnpc gene encoding heterogeneous nuclear ribonucleoproteins C1/C2 isoform X2, translated as MDRPPSTSQLMAGNVTNKTDPRSLNSRVFIGNLNTMLVTKADVEAIFSKYGKIVGCSVHKGFAFVQFANERNARAAVAGEDGRMIVGQVLDINLAGEPKPHRSKTTKRSAGDMYSGSTFELDYDFQRDYYDRMYSYPSRVPPPPPPPLSRAVIPSKRPRVSMSGGASRRKSSLSSSSKSSQRSSSRTLKADDLQTIKRELAQIKHKVDYLLESLDRMEKDHNKKSGKTVKAEASEASSLQHSNKKDREREEQEINDSEEERDLLEEEEEVKSQEGENEEEEGEHEEEEEGEHEEGEDDGDSVNGDDS; from the exons ATGGA TCGCCCCCCCAGCACTAGTCAACTGATGGCCGGCAACGTGACAAATAAGACAGACCCACGGTCTCTGAACTCAAGGGTCTTCATTGGGAACCTGAACACAATGCTGGTCACCAAGGCGGACGTGGAAGCCATTTTCAGCAAATACGGCAAGATCGTCGGCTGCTCCGTGCACAAGGGTTTCGCCTTTGTCCAGTTTGCCAACGAGAGAAACGCACGGGCTGCTGTGGCCGGAGAGGACGGACGGATGATAGTGGGACAGGTGCTCG ATATTAACTTAGCCGGGGAGCCGAAACCTCACAggtcaaaaacaacaaaacgatcAGCCGGAGATATGTatag CGGTTCTACTTTCGAGCTTGATTATGACTTCCAGAGAGATTACTATGACAG GATGTATTCATACCCATCCCGTGTGCCACCACCACCCCCTCCTCCTCTCTCCCGTGCCGTGATCCCGTCCAAGCGTCCGCGGGTCAGCATGAGTGGAGGAGCCAGTCGCCGGAAGTCCAGCCTCTCCTCTTCATCCAAGAGCAGTCAGCGGTCGTCCTCTAGGACCC tgaaAGCAGATGACCTCCAAACTATAAAGCGAGAGCTTGCTCAAATTAAACACAAGGTTGACTACCTTCTAGAGAGTCTGGACAGGATGGAAAAAGACCACAACAAGAAGTCAG GTAAAACTGTGAAGGCGGAAGCGAGTGAGGCTTCTTCCCTGCAGCATTCCAACAAGAAGGACAGAGAGAGGGAAGAGCAGGAGATAAACGATTCGGAAGAGGAGAGAGATCTGTtggaagaggaggaagag GTTAAAAGTCAGGAAGGAGAGAATGAAGAAGAGGAAGGAGAGCATGAGGAGGAAGAAGAGGGTGAACACGAGGAAGGGGAGGATGATGGCGACAGCGTCAATGGCGATGACTCGTAG
- the hnrnpc gene encoding heterogeneous nuclear ribonucleoproteins C1/C2 isoform X1 → MDRPPSTSQLMAGNVTNKTDPRSLNSRVFIGNLNTMLVTKADVEAIFSKYGKIVGCSVHKGFAFVQFANERNARAAVAGEDGRMIVGQVLDINLAGEPKPHRSKTTKRSAGDMYSGSTFELDYDFQRDYYDRMYSYPSRVPPPPPPPLSRAVIPSKRPRVSMSGGASRRKSSLSSSSKSSQRSSSRTLKADDLQTIKRELAQIKHKVDYLLESLDRMEKDHNKKSEGKTVKAEASEASSLQHSNKKDREREEQEINDSEEERDLLEEEEEVKSQEGENEEEEGEHEEEEEGEHEEGEDDGDSVNGDDS, encoded by the exons ATGGA TCGCCCCCCCAGCACTAGTCAACTGATGGCCGGCAACGTGACAAATAAGACAGACCCACGGTCTCTGAACTCAAGGGTCTTCATTGGGAACCTGAACACAATGCTGGTCACCAAGGCGGACGTGGAAGCCATTTTCAGCAAATACGGCAAGATCGTCGGCTGCTCCGTGCACAAGGGTTTCGCCTTTGTCCAGTTTGCCAACGAGAGAAACGCACGGGCTGCTGTGGCCGGAGAGGACGGACGGATGATAGTGGGACAGGTGCTCG ATATTAACTTAGCCGGGGAGCCGAAACCTCACAggtcaaaaacaacaaaacgatcAGCCGGAGATATGTatag CGGTTCTACTTTCGAGCTTGATTATGACTTCCAGAGAGATTACTATGACAG GATGTATTCATACCCATCCCGTGTGCCACCACCACCCCCTCCTCCTCTCTCCCGTGCCGTGATCCCGTCCAAGCGTCCGCGGGTCAGCATGAGTGGAGGAGCCAGTCGCCGGAAGTCCAGCCTCTCCTCTTCATCCAAGAGCAGTCAGCGGTCGTCCTCTAGGACCC tgaaAGCAGATGACCTCCAAACTATAAAGCGAGAGCTTGCTCAAATTAAACACAAGGTTGACTACCTTCTAGAGAGTCTGGACAGGATGGAAAAAGACCACAACAAGAAGTCAG AAGGTAAAACTGTGAAGGCGGAAGCGAGTGAGGCTTCTTCCCTGCAGCATTCCAACAAGAAGGACAGAGAGAGGGAAGAGCAGGAGATAAACGATTCGGAAGAGGAGAGAGATCTGTtggaagaggaggaagag GTTAAAAGTCAGGAAGGAGAGAATGAAGAAGAGGAAGGAGAGCATGAGGAGGAAGAAGAGGGTGAACACGAGGAAGGGGAGGATGATGGCGACAGCGTCAATGGCGATGACTCGTAG
- the LOC141368804 gene encoding complement C1q-like protein 3, which translates to MLVVLQLLLLLCVGSSTVNINVQIPELEKLQQMEEKIQTLQETLNKVLSEHEARKIAFSAGLLASGSKYIGPFDDAWKTLVYKKVYSNIGNAYDSNTGIFTAPVKGAYYFGFYIHTRAKINLGAGLFKNDVPQCSVFSAKPTVQSNASNGVVLTLEPGDQVHIKLWKYAQVYDDKSSYTSFSGFLLFPL; encoded by the exons ATGTTGGTTGTGTTACAACTGTTATTGCTGCTCTGTGTTGGCAGCTCAACTGTGAACATTAATGTTCAGATTCCTGAGCTGGAGAAGCTGCAGCAGATGGAGGAAAAGATTCAAACATTAcaagaaacattaaacaaagtACTAAGTGAGCATGAAG CTCGAAAGATTGCCTTTTCAGCCGGACTTCTGGCATCAGGATCAAAGTACATTGGGCCTTTTGATGATGCTTGGAAAACTCTGGTCTACAAGAAAGTGTATAGTAACATCGGAAATGCCTATGACTCGAATACTGGTA TTTTCACAGCACCAGTAAAAGGAGCATATTACTTCGGATTTTATATTCATACACGTGCTAAAATTAACCTAGGAGCTggtctatttaaaaatgatgTACCTCAATGCTCTGTGTTTTCTGCGAAACCTACCGTCCAAAGTAATGCCAGCAATGGAGTCGTTCTTACACTGGAACCTGGTGATCAAGTTCATATCAAACTCTGGAAATATGCTCAGgtttatgatgacaaaagtagcTACACCAGCTTCAGTGGTTTTCTCCTTTTCCCCTTATGA